In Acanthopagrus latus isolate v.2019 chromosome 17, fAcaLat1.1, whole genome shotgun sequence, the following are encoded in one genomic region:
- the LOC119006562 gene encoding cell adhesion molecule-related/down-regulated by oncogenes-like encodes MRPYWKNLYCALLVTLMGAPCMEAWEQITWTGQVTAGFRTTFTCSSSCFPSCIYTWSFLGRTVNGSTLSWTPDGRDSTVELQCNVLNPETGVSSTLTSIVEIKNRLSVQISPPNTVPSLNKSVDLVCHDAAAGHLSGPSHQVVWYKDGQKVTLRGNMQLLHNTSLHFVSLLPSDAGFYQCETSVPSQQQTRVFSLGYLLNFDPWNVSISGPDAVFPGRLSKFTCLTSCTLNVDCTVRWQFRAGFPIGTYLSVHENELKWTPSIPGTFQNFTCVAENAAAGQSAEATKTVEVKGVLVSGSEAVRLSGLHAVILSLGLLMLFDS; translated from the exons ATGAGACCTTACTGGAAGAATCTTTACTGTGCTTTACTGGTGACACTGATGG gtgcaCCATGTATGGAGGCCTGGGAACAGATTACCTGGACCGGTCAGGTGACGGCCGGTTTCAGAACCACTTTCACTTGTTCCTCTTCTTGCTTCCCAAGCTGCATCTACACCTGGTCCTTTCTGGGCCGCACAGTCAATGGCAGCACATTGTCCTGGACACCAGATGGACGGGACAGTACAGTGGAACTACAGTGTAATGTGCTCAATCCAGAAACAGGAGTCTCCAGCACTTTGACCTCCATTGTAGAAATTAAGA ATCGACTGTCTGTGCAAATCAGTCCACCAAACACTGTCCCATCTCTCAACAAGTCAGTGGATCTGGTCTGCCATGATGCTGCAGCCGGTCACCTCTCAGGCCCATCACACCAGGTGGTCTGGTACAAAGACGGACAGAAAGTGACCCTGCGTGGAAacatgcagctgctgcacaacaCCTCACTTCACTTTGTCTCACTGCTGCCCTCTGATGCTGGATTCTACCAGTGTGAGACCTCTGTGccttcacagcagcagacgAGAGTGTTCAGCCTGGGATATCTTCTCAACT TCGATCCATGGAACGTCAGTATCAGCGGACCCGACGCTGTGTTCCCTGGGAGACTGAGTAAATTCACCTGCTTGACCAGCTGCACCTTAAATGTGGATTGCACTGTCAGATGGCAGTTCAGGGCGGGTTTCCCCATTGGAACCTACCTGTCGGTCCATGAAAATGAGCTCAAGTGGACCCCTTCCATACCCGGCACTTTCCAGAACTTCACCTGCGTTGCGGAAAATGCAGCAGCTGGACAGTCTGCTGAGGCCACCAAGACAGTGGAAGTTAAAG GTGTTCTTGTCTCTGGATCAGAGGCAGTGAGGCTCAGTGGACTTCATGCAGTGATCCTCAGCCTGGGACTGCTGATGCTCTTTGATTCTTGA